In Nitrososphaerota archaeon, one genomic interval encodes:
- a CDS encoding DNA-directed RNA polymerase subunit K: MKNPQQSERKIKLTKYEIARVIGGRALQLAYDAIPLVEPKPNETPIDIAKREFEEGLLPIIIRRKLPDGSYEDIDLMEYFKIVKKERTKELIEERH, from the coding sequence TTGAAGAATCCTCAACAGAGTGAGAGAAAAATAAAATTAACAAAGTATGAAATTGCTAGAGTTATAGGCGGGAGAGCTCTTCAATTAGCTTATGATGCTATTCCACTTGTAGAGCCTAAGCCAAATGAAACACCAATAGATATTGCTAAAAGAGAATTTGAAGAAGGGCTTCTTCCAATAATAATTAGAAGAAAGCTTCCAGATGGAAGTTATGAGGATATAGATTTAATGGAATACTTTAAAATTGTAAAAAAGGAAAGAACTAAAGAATTAATAGAAGAAAGGCATTAA